CCGCCCCTGCCGCGCATCTACAAGCCCTGCTTCGTCTGCCAGGACAAGTCCTCGGGGTACCACTACGGCGTGAGCGCCTGCGAGGGCTGCAAGGTGAGCACCCGGCTGTCCCGGgggggccgtgccgtgccgtgcaCCGTGCCATGCGTCGTGCCACGTGCTGTGCCgtgtgccgtgccgtgccacgCACCGTGCCCTGTGCCGTGCCGCCGGGCGCTGACCGGGGGCTTgcgggggggtccccagggctTCTTCCGCCGCAGCATCCAGAAGAACATGGTGTACACGTGCCACCGGGACAAGAACTGCATCATCAACAAGGTGACGCGCAACCGGTGCCAGTACTGCCGCCTGCAGAAGTGCTTCGAAGTCGGCATGTCCAAGGAGTGTGAGTGCGGGcggggtggggacggggacggggatggggacagggactgggatggggacagggctggggacagggactgggatggggacagggatggggacagggacggggactggactgggatggggatggggactggGACAGGGATGGGTTTGGAGACAGGGATGGGGCCAGGAACTGGGCTGAGGACGGGGTGATCCCCCTCTCGGATGCAGCCAGGGGGGCACCCTTTGTGCCGTGGGCAACCCAGCGGCCCCCTTGGTGTCCCCCCCTCCCAGTGAGGGGTGttggggggggacggggggagcccccgggggctgTGTCAGCGCCTGCCCGTTGCCCGGGCGACGCGTGATGGATGATGTCAGAGATAAATGACGCCGATGCGGCCTCCTGGCGTCTGCGTGCCAGTTGTCATGGTGCCCGGCTGCACCCCCCGCGCACCGCGgcatcggggggggggggttaataAATGGGGGGCGATGCCGgcggtgcgggggggggggcgcggctgcccggcccccccccccccccccccccccgtggacgcccccagagccctgccccGTCTGCGTGCCGCTGGGGGACCCcgagccggggctgggggcactgctgggCTTGGGGGGCAGCACCCTGGGGGGGCTCCAATGGCACCTACAGGGGTGTCCCCCCCCGCCAGCTGCCAGCGGTGATGAACGCGGGGTCACGGCTGCGGTTCTCCCTCCCCGCTTACCCCGGcgctctcctctcctctccgcTTTATTGGATTTCGCCGCGCGGCCGTGAGCGATCGCCCCCGCCCCGtccccgggggggcccccccccacccacctgCGGTGTCGCCCCTAATCGCCTCCTAATGACTGcggggcttttattttttaatttttaattgttttttaaagcgAAGCCGCGCGCCGCCGGCCGTTTGTCAGCGCGGCGGATCCGGCGGGCGGGTGGCGGTGGCGGCggtgaggggtggggggggggggggggcccagggctgggtgctggtggcgCTGACCCTAAAATCCGTCCCCGCAGCCGTCCGCAACGACaggaacaagaagaagaaggacGTGCCCAAGGCGGAGTGCTCGGAGAGCTACATCATCACCCCCGAGGTGGAGGAGCTCGTCGAGAAGGTGCGCAAAGCCCACCAGGAGACCTTCCCCGCCCTCTGCCAGCTCG
This portion of the Oxyura jamaicensis isolate SHBP4307 breed ruddy duck chromosome 27 unlocalized genomic scaffold, BPBGC_Ojam_1.0 oxy27_random_OJ71895, whole genome shotgun sequence genome encodes:
- the LOC118158389 gene encoding retinoic acid receptor alpha-like; its protein translation is MSSCIFPARLLSPPAPCRAGEAPGDPSPRPASAVGAQQGSFGGFPAWGSPFPERFSFPAAVETQSTSSEEIVPSPPSPPPLPRIYKPCFVCQDKSSGYHYGVSACEGCKGFFRRSIQKNMVYTCHRDKNCIINKVTRNRCQYCRLQKCFEVGMSKESVRNDRNKKKKDVPKAECSESYIITPEVEELVEKVRKAHQETFPALCQLGKYTTVSAGVRG